Proteins from one Pygocentrus nattereri isolate fPygNat1 chromosome 16, fPygNat1.pri, whole genome shotgun sequence genomic window:
- the LOC108429433 gene encoding 5-hydroxytryptamine receptor 2A isoform X2, whose product MSGFVKVNKHNNTWPFPRVLCPMWIFLDVLFSTASIMHLCAISLDRYIGIRSPIQHSRSNSPCRAMAKITVVWTISIVVSMPIPVIGLQDEQKVFVNDSCVLNEPCFVLVGSFVAFFVPLLIMVVCYCLTIRLLQQHAATFSRDRNSYVDVNPKQPSPQPSISGISLLNEEPSTTQNKGAAQPLSSPLTGHVCMVPQGQGRRGMTQAIKNERRASKVLGVVFFLFLVMWCPFFITNVLVALCRDDCSKHLFSLMNLFVWVGYVSSGVNPLVYTLFNKTYRHAFSRYLHCRYHKQTKPFLNNSACQVYSVSPTPILCERSFTDTNGNGFSDLDLNREHKQSDEMLKDGNSRLPSHMEHISSV is encoded by the exons ATAACACCTGGCCCTTCCCCCGAGTGCTGTGCCCCATGTGGATTTTCTTGGACGTGCTCTTCTCCACAGCCTCCATCATGCATCTGTGTGCCATCTCTCTGGACCGCTACATTGGAATCCGGAGCCCCATCCAGCACAGCCGCTCCAACTCTCCCTGCAGGGCCATGGCCAAGATCACAGTAGTCTGGACCATTTCCATTG TTGTCTCCATGCCCATCCCAGTGATTGGCCTGCAGGATGAGCAGAAGGTGTTTGTGAATGACAGTTGTGTGCTGAACGAGCCATGCTTTGTACTGGTGGGCTCGTTTGTGGCCTTCTTCGTCCCCCTCCTCATCATGGTGGTCTGCTACTGCCTCACCATCAGGCTGCTCCAACAGCACGCGGCCACTTTCTCCCGTGACCGCAACAGCTATGTTGATGTTAACCCCAAGCAGCCTTCACCCCAGCCCAGCATCAGTGGCATCAGCCTTTTGAACGAGGAACCATCCACGACCCAGAACAAGGGAGCTGCCCAGCCCCTCAGCTCTCCACTAACAGGCCACGTGTGCATGGTTCCACAAGGCCAAGGTAGGCGAGGCATGACACAGGCAATCAAGAATGAGCGTAGGGCCTCCAAAGTTTTGGGCGTggtcttcttcctcttcctggtGATGTGGTGTCCATTCTTCATCACAAACGTGCTGGTAGCTTTGTGCCGGGACGACTGCAGCAAGCACCTGTTCAGTCTGATGAATCTCTTTGTGTGGGTGGGCTACGTCTCCTCTGGTGTCAACCCGCTGGTCTACACTCTATTCAACAAGACTTACCGCCATGCCTTCTCCCGCTACCTGCACTGCAGGTATCACAAACAGACTAAGCCCTTTCTGAACAACTCAGCTTGCCAGGTTTATTCCGTCTCACCAACCCCCATCCTATGTGAGAGGAGCTTCACTGACACTAACGGAAACGGCTTTTCAGATTTAGATCTGAATCGGGAGCATAAACAATCAGATGAGATGCTAAAAGACGGAAACAGTAGACTTCCCAGCCATATGGAACACATCAGCAGTGTCTGA